A segment of the Trifolium pratense cultivar HEN17-A07 linkage group LG7, ARS_RC_1.1, whole genome shotgun sequence genome:
CTTTACTTTTTGTAGATTAGTGAAATTGAAAAGCTAAAGTTGAATTGAAAAttagtttaaaatttgaatgtaATTGCTACCAAATTACACTTTAACCTAGTTGAATTAGTTGATTTTTAGAAGTGGTTTAGGTTAGGGGTCAATTTTAGGGATTCGAGTTTTTCTGAATTGTAACCGTTTTCTGTTACACCTTCCTTCAGTGTTTGTTTGTGTATCTTCTAAGTTATCTAACGTGACGGTTATTCCGTTTCGTTTCAGATCATTGCAATCGGAAGTAGGAAGTTCTAGAAGCTGGTTAAGTTCATTCGGAAGTGAACGTGAACGTCCAGGGAAAGAACGAAAAGGATGGTCCATTACGGTTCATGATCTTTCCGGTTCACCGGTTGCAGCAGCTTCAATGGTAACACCTTTCGTTGCATCTCCCGGTTCAGACCGAGTCAGTTGCTCAAATCCTGGTTCATGGCTTATTTTACGTCCTGGAGCCGGTACATGGAAGCCATGGGGAAGACTCGAGGCATGGCGTGAACGCGGTGGCTCCGACGGCCTTGGTTACCGATTTGAACTCATGCCGGAAACAAACGGTGGAATGAGTGCCGGCGGAATAGTCATTGCGGAGTCAACGTTGAGTTTGACTAAAGGAGGAAAGTTTACTCTCGATTTAAGTAGCCGTTGCGGTGGCGGAAGTGGTTCTAACGGTCGTGCAACGCCGGGAAGTGCGACATCCCCGGCGTGTAGTCCAAGGGGAAGTGGTGATTATGGTTACGGGCTTTGGCCTTATTGTATGTATAGAGGTTTTGTGATGTCGGCGAGTGTGGAGGGTGAGGGAAGGTGCAGTAAACCTACGGTGGAAGTGAGTGTGCCGCACGTGAATTGCACGGAAGATGCAGCAGCTTTTGTAGCGTTAGCTGCAGCCGTTGATTTAAGCGTTGATGCTTGCAGGCTATTCTCTCAACGGTTAAGAAAAGAGCTTTGCCAACAAATGGATTTACTTGGATGATTTTTGTGTCGTTTCGTGCTTTTTGCTGGCCATGctgtttttttaaattttaatgggGTTGTTCATTTTGAGGAGTGaggcatttttattttattttactagtaCTAACAAACAATTTACAGGCTGTACAGGAATGGGGTAGAGTGGGGTCTGGATTCACGTGTGGCTTTTCcttgattttctatttattttttttgtcaattgtgGGAAATcaagaaaagttttttttttatgttatgatCAACTAGAGTAATTTTCTTCAGGACTGTTGCACTGACTCATAGCTCATGTGTTTGTGtgcttttcttttgttttttgtggtGTAACTTTGATTCCTTGAGTCATCTAACGCTTAAGCTGGCTGTAAGTAAGTACTTTTACCAGTAATCAAACTTTGAGTATATCGTTCTCCTAATTAATAGTAGCtggcaatttttatttttctatattgaTAAAGTTGGCCACCAACTAGGCTATTACCTGGATGAATGTGACGTATTTTTCTAAGTGGATATATGTTTGATTTGAAGCCAACATAGTTTTGTCATGGTAGCTATATGCGAAATTAGAATACTTATCGCGAGTAGgagtgctcgcggttcggtttggatcggttttgaggtaaaaattcatccgatccaaaaataaatttatttgcggtttggttcggttttggatgacaaataaaagaaaatcgatccaatccgatccaatattatgcggtttaatttggatcggtttttggatatccagattataaattgtaattttttttaataaatataaatattataaaaaacgctacaaaataatagtttgacatttttgacaaaataaatattaagtttgatgtaaaatataacatataatatattgaaaattaatattttgaaatgacaattaccaattatattcaaaacatataaaaagtaaaacaaaaaatatattaaataaactaacatatagtattatcaaaatttaaaatagattaaattaaactagtattaacaaaatttaaaatgaaaaaaaaaagttaatgcaatatatatatttaggttgcttctagggtgagggctcaattaagtccctcaccaGTGTACCACTTAATTTGACCGTTGGATTAAATAATCCCACATGATCTCATTATTCATTATCACACTTGATCTATCTCTCTCCTCTCAACTTCTTTATCGTGGCAAATGGCAAAGAAACATACTCTATCTCCGTCCCCCGAATTCAACCTTCGGATGTAAATCGAAtcttaaaaaaacattataggtttggtttgtattttatttggacaattttttcttcaaaattaaaaACTGGATTTTGGTTTTAAAGGAATTTGTGGGAAACATGAAATTAGTTTTGAGAGTAAAACCGGAATTTAACACTTTGTATTTCACACTTTTACTCTAATGGTCAGGAAAAAAATCCAATCTTCACTCCCTACACTCCTTGCAGGGGTTGCTGCTGGGAGATTAGAGAATAAGGAAACGATGTACTACCCAtgaaagaaagcaaaaattgtcaatacaaaaattttaagaaaaaattatccATACAATTCTCCAAACAAAAATTTTCCGCAGGCAAgatcaaattgaaattgagtAAACCAAATTTATGCTTTCTTTCAGGTTGAATTTAGTTATGAAAGTTGGATTTAAATCAGAGGATCATGAAGATGTTTTTTTCCAGATACAAAAGTTGaaaggagagagaaagagagtacAAGATCTAGTGTGGTAGTGTTTAATAAAATCATGTATAACTATTTAATCTAGTGGTTAGAATGAGTGGTataccggtgagggacttaattgagCCCTCACCTTAGACACCAcctatatatttatactaataaaaagataaataaatattaaaatatatgtatgcggtttggtttggtttagattggttttaagaaatcaatccgaaatccgatccgatccagcggttttcacaaaagaacatccaaatacatccaaaaaacttcggttttttgcagttttcggtttttttggatcgattttcggtttttatttggattgatttggatttgagcacccctaatCGCGAGTGGTTTTGTAAAAGTTATTCTAAAAAATTAGAATGGTGAAGGGCTACTCTATTCTTTGATAATTATTTGTCCAACAATTAACAGAGTAAATTGTATAAATAAATCTTTATGTGGTATCTACAACCATTCAATTGTAATAAAATAGTTGTAGTTATAAGCTATTAAATTTAGTCAAATGGTAAGGGTTTTGGTAGAATGCATAAAATCTTAGGTTTCATCCTTATTGgctaagtaaacaaaacaaaacaatagtTGTAGATACCATGTAAATATATATTCATGTGGCTTGTGTATATTGATtgttaaattatcaaaaaataaatcaggTCCATCCAATAATTGTCACTCACAAAGTTATTTTtagggtaaaatatgttttcggTACATACTTTTatagtgtattttgattttcgttcatgtaaaataaaatcacatgtTTTCATTCCTACAAAATTCATAACCAGTTAATTGTGGTGAGTCTCaataaacacatcaaataattttcaagttttttaaaaatttatataaataacctatataatataaactttcagttcaatttttaaaatttatattcgttataGAGTTATCGACAAATAACACAACTTGCATCATTTGATCAACTTTTTCATTAGAAAAAGCCAACAAGAATAACAATGTGGCTCACTTAAGAGATTAGTATATGTATTTTAAGAGGATGTGTGGCGTGCGTGCACGCTATGTTTgaagttgaaacttgaaatagAGTAGTAATGTGGATGATAGCTGTAACGCAGTGTAGTTTGCTGCAGACTCAGATTAAGTACTTCCGGCGTGCTTTAAGGTGGCAAAactaataataaatgaaaaattaggCACATTAATAATCCATATGATTTCTTTAAGTCATGGGATTTAGAGGAGCTTGAgctattaattaaacatttttaaataCGGGAACCGTAAAGTGTTTGTGTTGTGTGTAGTAGTTTCTGGCTTGACTTAGGAACAAAATCAAATCACGTACGCTTTACGCATATTATATTATGGATTTGAACTTGGGATTCTTTGATGCACCCGGCCAGGCCAGCGAATGAATTTAAACAAAGTCTTATTATTATACTCTTATATTGTATCATTACAGATCATgatcataaattaaattaaaagacaTTATTATAAGAGTGATAGATGATTGGGCCGAGGGTACAGTACAGAGTGTATTGAGGTTGGTGATGGTAATGGTGATGGCGCACTGACGTGTACTTGTGTATATGGCCATTGTTAAAGAAAAGAAGTCTCACATAGGTTACGAGTTGACCTGAACAAGTGTTTATAAATAAGACACAATTttcactttacaagccggttttgtaaggatgagttaggtccaatacTCATTTTTAAGATGGTATTAGAGTCTCTTCGCGATCCATTGGACCACCTGTTATCACTATCAGATTTCTGTTATCGggtcacccaccatttatatccacgcactaAACATCCTTACCTTACGAATCGATTTTGTAAAGATGAATTAAGTCCAAACTCATTTTTAGTCCAATAGCCATTTTTAAGACTCATATTCAAAGCTATAGTATTTTCTCATCCCTTTCACTTTGGCCAACaactttttttggtacaaggcCAACAACTTTGAGCAAGGGACTGCTGTTTGATTCTCAATCAATTTGTTGTAGATATGTACTGTACAACCCATAGCTGATTATAGGCTACTGTTCAATTTTGTGTCTTGTACTATTTGAATCGTCCATCTATTATGTggaagaataatgctagcaacacactctttaacaaacacactccaacacactctcttttattggttgaaattcacatgggtcccataaaaaaatgtgaacccatataacttttatgagacccatataaattttaaccaatagaagagagtgtgttagagtgtgtttgttaaagagtgtgttgctagcattccTCTTACGTGGAAATCTaatcagagagagagagggtaATGCTTATTGATAGATCTCCGCAGAAATTATGGGGATCAAGAGGATGGAAATGAAGGGAGAACATTCCTCGAAGCGGTGAGTAGAGGCGTggatgaaaaaaaatagatgatgGGACAGAAGTGGTAAAATACACTCCGGTCAATCCCCTCCCCACCCCATTAACAACCATAAATATAAGCTTATAAACCGTAAGTTGtaaactcaaaattttgcaTCGTCAAACAAatcctatatattttttataagcacaactttaattaatactactaatttatttttgtcatataaaataataaaaaacaatattgaATACATATATACTACATAAAGAGTAGTAGTAATTTAGTACTtgtatgtcaaaaaaaaaaaaaaagagaagtaaTTTAGTACATGTGACATGTGAGTATAACTTAATTAGTAGCtacattgcattttatatatGATGCTAAAGTTTAAACATAAAAtctctaatttatttatcttaagaGGTGAATTTCTtactattaaattattttaaaaaatcaaatgaacagAGTAGTAATTTAGTAAGCCTTATATATACAAAATCTCTAAGCCACTATGTTTGGTCTACTGATGAGGGGTTTGAGTAATATGCAGGAGGTCTTAGATTCGATCCTCTCTGTTtccattgtaacaaaaaaaaatatacacaaaatgtcttataaaaaggactgaGGAAATAATTAATGGAGTGAGGGTAGGTTTAGGGGTGGGGGGGCATTGGGTAGGGTGTGTAATGTATGCTGCTGCTGAGACCGTCTGAAATAATAAACTCCACAAACATTTCTGTATTTTACCCCCACAATTGCTTACTTCTGTAGGTAAGGTTGGGCAACAGAGTGCGACTGAGTTGGTGTTATGTGATGTGGTGCCTGTGTGAGAGCTAAGCATCACGCTGGCAGCAGACATGTGTGGGGTGTGAATTTGTTTCTGTACTTTTTTGgttaaacttaattttttttttgagaattttATGCAAGATTTTGTTAATACTCCGTATATACAAAGTGGAACATATTTTCACAATACATGaattttatgaataaataaacCTTTCATTTCATCTAATCTAACTACTATAAAACTTATTAATTCAGTGATAAAAATAAGTTTGTGtgtaataaaaattgtattttactatcaaaaaacattttttttaagactaTCCAAAAACACTTAGATTAGATAACGCGGACCTCTTCTAGTTTAACTTAGGTTCTGCGTTCGATCCTTAATTTGAACATGCAACAGTGTTAAAATTTTTAGAGAAAATTTAACATTCATTTTGGTTTAGTCTCTATAATTATACGCAGAAttgtattttacttttatatcATAAACTTGACCCTTATACAAATCAACTAcactcaaaatttaaaattagttgagtgaacaaataataataatatcactcCTTCCGAccttttattataagaaaaaaatttactttttaaatttatagaaTGTTACATATATTCCGTCAATaatatagaatttatttataataaaataaagatacgAGGGGGAGTATTTATTATTCTTAATTAAGATTTTCAGTTAAGTTTCTCAACTATGAACtcctcaaaaaaaaatattgagatggatttttttttttgagttacTTAATTAAAAGTGCCACGTGTCtaattttttagtttcttaaaaaaaaagtgtactgTATCAGTTAGCAAAACCACATCTCACTACCCAGACAGCCGCCTTGAAACCGGTTGTGCGCTGTCGTCCCGCCGTATTGCAACTCTCCGTCACCAGACGTCGGCCGTCTCTCAACCTCAGTAAAATGAAGGCGTTGGGATGGTGGCTGATAGTTGTTGGAACTCTCCGATTAGCCTCCG
Coding sequences within it:
- the LOC123893650 gene encoding uncharacterized protein LOC123893650; this translates as MDPCPFVRLTIGNLALKIPVASKPARSVVHPSSSPCFCKIKLKNFPLQSALVPFIPHDNLSPDSQIQPIAATFHLSKADLDRLAGKSIFVKKLCLKISIYTGRSGSTCGVNSGRLLGKVSVPLNLTGTVTKATVFHNGWITVGKDAKGASAQFHLNVKAEPDPRFVFQFDGEPECSPQVFQIQGNISQPVFTCKFSFRNNSVDRNQRSRSLQSEVGSSRSWLSSFGSERERPGKERKGWSITVHDLSGSPVAAASMVTPFVASPGSDRVSCSNPGSWLILRPGAGTWKPWGRLEAWRERGGSDGLGYRFELMPETNGGMSAGGIVIAESTLSLTKGGKFTLDLSSRCGGGSGSNGRATPGSATSPACSPRGSGDYGYGLWPYCMYRGFVMSASVEGEGRCSKPTVEVSVPHVNCTEDAAAFVALAAAVDLSVDACRLFSQRLRKELCQQMDLLG